One region of Wyeomyia smithii strain HCP4-BCI-WySm-NY-G18 chromosome 3, ASM2978416v1, whole genome shotgun sequence genomic DNA includes:
- the LOC129733052 gene encoding zinc finger protein 678-like translates to MVKTESCALCFTTKSKWFLDIYCEENQSMDISAIISKHLWFELKPSGQCYVCADCWKNVYDFHLFYCKLEKLHLETNEPDSRTVQIDVQPDFEFHPIDEVKVEPLDEDDQNRSTDGVADSSIIGFIGKQTTEVSSSEAVRPKRNTSTPVCQYKAEITESDAEDIDGDCFADDFDDDNDLDYKTEPKEGKLKAVEIPKIKKRRGRPPKAIAVKKETDLDTSNETEQGESSKDSELRHKVKKRRKFKKRLTRNKYDSDTGSNDGDRSRIGSKRARDERLFKYIEEFVCHLCPERVEFDRFHHANLHYREFHQEPAYLKCTKCDRKCFTPGGFINHMETHDDPDKNKCKICGKVTDQKITLKKHMRAHRLQMEESLPFPCAICPRRFELERARDKHERLHGRKIVIKREKGRDDELIAFYKKISCEICDEEKNDGVTYENFWDLKLHMAGEHNKTPYLKCPICFKKNVCRQQLMIHVDVHENPERYRCDICGEVFQFLEKHKFKAHGQTEPQEKNYSCEHCGKMFRCVLNLRNHIDRVHAIKDVTCDICNKPFSKKAISAHKRSAHTDEMFMCEQCPKMFKTRSGLESHKSEHDAELRKPVKCEICGKEMRRGASLTKHMKVIHSKEAPVNCNMCGKEFRTKFHMVRHRTNTCSATINSRPFKCEVCGKGFSMRLTMTEHMTTHTRTSLYQCAFCFKTFGYISNLYKHRKKAHPEEWQEVQSRPDQGIATVIEIRN, encoded by the exons ATGGTGAAAACTGAAAGTTGTGCACTGTGTTTTACCACTAAATCAAAATGGTTCTTAGACATCTATTGCGAGGAGAACCAGTCTATGGATATTTCGGCCattatttcaaaacatttatGGTTTGAG TTGAAACCTAGTGGCCAATGCTATGTTTGCGCAGATTGTTGGAAAAATGTTtatgattttcatttgttctatTGCAAGTTGGAAAAACTACATTTAGAGACAAACGAACCTGATTCTCGAACAGTGCAAATTGATGTGCAACCAG ATTTTGAATTTCATCCGATTGATGAAGTAAAAGTCGAACCTTTAGAcgaagatgatcaaaatcgcagcACCGATGGAGTTGCCGATAGCTCTATTATCGGTTTTAtcggtaaacaaacaacagaGGTGTCATCGTCTGAAGCAGTTCGTCCTAAAAGAAATACATCGACTCCAGTATGTCAATATAAAGCAGAGATTACAGAGTCTGATGCGGAAGATATAGATGGAGACTGTTTTGCAGACGATTTCGACGATGACAATGATTTGGATTATAAGACGGAGCCAAAAGAAGGAAAATTAAAAGCAGTAGAAattcccaaaataaaaaaacgtcgTGGCAGGCCTCCAAAAGCTATTGCGGTTAAAAAAGAGACGGATTTAGACACCTCAAATGAAACCGAGCAGGGTGAAAGTTCAAAAGATTCTGAATTGCGCCATAAGGTTAAAAAACGCAGAAAATTTAAGAAAAGATTAACTCGAAACAAATATGATTCAGATACTGGTTCAAATGATGGCGATCGTTCTAGAATAGGCAGCAAACGAGCCAGAGATGAAAGGTTGTTTAAATATATAGAAGAATTTGTATGTCATTTATGTCCGGAACGCGTTGAATTTGATCGGTTTCACCATGCTAATTTACATTATCGAGAATTCCACCAGGAACCGGCTTACTTGAAGTGCACAAAATGCGATCGAAAATGCTTTACGCCAGGTGGATTTATCAATCATATGGAAACTCACGATGATCCAGATAAAAACAA ATGTAAAATTTGCGGTAAGGTCACTGATCAAAAAATCACATTAAAAAAGCACATGCGGGCCCATCGTCTTCAGATGGAGGAATCATTACCGTTCCCATGCGCGATATGTCCACGACGGTTTGAATTGGAACGTGCTCGCGACAAGCATGAGCGATTGCATGGAAGAAAAATTGtcataaaacgagaaaaaggACGTGATGATGAATTGATTGCGTTTTATAAGAAAATTTCTTGTGAAATTTGCGATGAAGAAAAGAACGATGGTGTAACGTACGAAAACTTTTGGGATCTTAAACTCCACATGGCTGGTGAGCACAACAAAACACCATACCTTAAATGCCCgatatgtttcaaaaaaaatgtttgccgGCAACAATTAATGATACATGTAGATGTACATGAGAATCCTGAACGGTACAG GTGCGATATATGCGGTGAAGTATTCCAGTTTCTCGAAAAGCACAAATTTAAGGCTCATGGCCAAACGGAACCCCAGGAGAAAAACTATAGTTGCGAACATTGTGGCAAAATGTTCCGTTGTGTGTTAAACCTTAGGAATCACATTGATCGCGTGCATGCTATTAAAGATGTTACATGCGATATCTGCAACAAACC TTTCAGCAAAAAAGCAATCAGTGCTCATAAACGTTCCGCTCATACCGACGAAATGTTCATGTGTGAGCAATGtccgaaaatgttcaaaacaCGCAGTGGTCTTGAATCTCACAAAAGCGAGCATGATGCTGAGTTACGCAAACCGGTGAAATGTGAAATATGCGGTAAAGAAATGCGTCGTGGTGCAAGCCTAACAAAACATATGAAAGTAATTCACTCAAAGGAGGCTCCCGTCAATTGCAATATGTGCGGCAAAGAGTTCCGCACTAAGTTTCACATGGTTCGCCATCGTACTAACACTTGTTCGGCAACTATCAATTCGAGACCATTCAAATGTGAAGTGTGCGGAAAAGGATTCTCGATGCGATTGACAATGACCGAACATATGACGACTCACACTAGAACGAGTTTGTACCagtgtgctttttgttttaaaacgtTTGGATACATCTCTAACCTTTACAAGCATCGCAAAAAGGCGCATCCGGAGGAGTGGCAAGAAGTACAGTCTCGCCCTGATCAAGGTATTGCCACTGTTATCGAAATAAGAAATTAA
- the LOC129733056 gene encoding 60S ribosomal protein L3, with protein sequence MSHRKFSAPRHGSMAFYPKKRASRHQGRIKAFPKDDPSKPVHLTAFLAYKAGMTHIVREAERPGSKINKKEVVEAVTILETPPIAIVGAVGYIETPFGPRALCNVWAQHLSEECRRRFYKNWHASKKKAFTKASKKWTDDLGKKSIEDNFKKMIRYCKFIRVIAHSQIRLIKQGQKKAHIIEIQLNGGTIEDKVNWVKNHLEKPIPVSQVFAQDEMIDCVAVTKGKGFKGVTSRWHTKKLPRKTHKGLRKVACIGAWHPSRVAFTVARAGQKGYHHRTEINKKIYRIGAGIHTKDGKIIKNSAATEYDLTDKSITPMGGFPFYGEINNDFLMIKGCCIGAKRRVITLRKSLLVHTKRSALEQINLKFIDTSSKIGHGRFQTPADKRAYYGVLKKDRIREEKAQAASAAAAAKSSA encoded by the exons ATg TCTCATCGTAAGTTCTCTGCGCCACGTCATGGCTCCATGGCGTTCTATCCAAAAAAACGTGCTTCTCGGCATCAAGGACGTATAAAGGCATTCCCGAAAGACGATCCATCGAAACCAGTGCATTTAACTGCTTTCCTTGCATATAAAGCTGGTATGACGCACATTGTGCGAGAGGCGGAGCGCCCCGGATCAA AGATTAACAAAAAGGAAGTGGTTGAAGCTGTTACTATTTTGGAAACACCGCCCATTGCAATTGTAGGAGCCGTTGGTTATATTGAGACTCCCTTCGGACCACGTGCTTTGTGTAATGTCTGGGCTCAGCATCTATCGGAAGAATGCCGCCGTCGCTTCTATAAGAATTG GCATGCGAGCAAGAAGAAGGCTTTTACGAAAGCCTCCAAGAAGTGGACCGACGATCTAGGCAAGAAGTCTATTGAGGACAACTTTAAGAAAATGATACGATACTGCAAGTTTATCCGCGTCATCGCTCATTCACAG ATTCGTCTTATCAAGCAGGGTCAAAAGAAGGCTCACATTATCGAGATACAGTTGAACGGTGGAACTATTGAAGATAAAGTCAACTGGGTAAAAAATCATCTGGAGAAACCGATACCGGTCTCGCAAGTATTTGCGCAGGATGAAATGATTGATTGTGTCGCCGTAACTAAGGGTAAAGGTTTCAAGGGAGTTACCAGCCGTTGGCACACCAAGAAACTTCCGCGCAAAACGCACAAAGGTTTGCGCAAAGTAGCTTGTATTGGTGCTTGGCATCCATCCCGTGTCGCCTTCACTGTTGCTCGTGCTGGTCAGAAAGGTTATCACCATCGTACCGAAATTAACAAGAAGATCTATCGTATTGGAGCAGGAATTCACACTAAGGATGGAAAG ATCATCAAAAATAGTGCAGCAACCGAATATGATCTAACGGATAAATCGATTACACCAATGGGTGGCTTCCCATTTTACGGTGAGATCAACAACGATTTTCTCATGATCAAAGGATGCTGTATCGGGGCCAAGCGGCGTGTTATTACGCTGCGCAAATCGCTGTTGGTACATACTAAGCGTTCTGCACTGGAACAAATCAATCTTAAATTCATCGACACCTCTTCCAAAATTGGACACGGTCGTTTCCAGACACCAGCAGATAAACGTGCCTACTACGGTGTCCTTAAGAAAGATCGTATCCGCGAGGAAAAGGCCCAGGCTGCTTCAGCTGCAGCAGCTGCAAAATCTTCAGCTTAG